One Mycobacterium marseillense DNA window includes the following coding sequences:
- the pssA gene encoding CDP-diacylglycerol--serine O-phosphatidyltransferase — protein MISKPRGRAVNLQILPSAMTVLSVCAGLTSIRFALEHQPKAAMALIAAAAILDGLDGRVARILDAQSRMGEEIDSLADAVNFGVTPAIVLYVTLLTSSPAGWVVILLYAVCVVLRLARFNALQDDGSQPAYTHEFFVGMPAPAGAISMIGLIGLKLQFGDGWWTSPLFLCIWITGTSILMVSKIPMRKMHAVAVPPSWAAPLLAILAICAAAAVLAPYVLIWVIIIAYLCHVPFAIRNQRWLAAHPEAWDDEPKQRRATRRAIRRAQPNRRSVARLGLRKPGRRVP, from the coding sequence ATGATCAGCAAGCCGCGCGGACGGGCGGTCAATCTGCAGATCCTGCCCAGCGCGATGACGGTGCTCTCGGTGTGCGCGGGATTGACCTCGATCCGCTTCGCCCTCGAACACCAGCCCAAGGCCGCGATGGCGCTGATCGCGGCGGCGGCTATCCTCGACGGCCTGGACGGGCGGGTCGCGCGCATTCTGGACGCCCAGTCGCGAATGGGCGAGGAGATCGACTCGCTGGCCGACGCGGTGAACTTCGGCGTGACCCCGGCGATCGTGCTCTACGTGACGCTGCTGACCAGCTCGCCGGCCGGCTGGGTGGTGATTCTGCTCTACGCCGTCTGCGTCGTGTTGCGGCTGGCCCGGTTCAACGCGTTGCAGGACGACGGCAGCCAGCCCGCCTACACCCACGAATTCTTCGTCGGCATGCCCGCCCCGGCCGGCGCGATCTCGATGATCGGTTTGATCGGGCTCAAGCTGCAGTTCGGTGACGGCTGGTGGACCTCGCCGCTGTTCCTGTGCATCTGGATCACCGGAACGTCGATCCTGATGGTCAGCAAGATCCCGATGCGCAAGATGCACGCGGTCGCGGTGCCGCCGAGTTGGGCCGCCCCGCTGCTGGCGATCCTGGCGATCTGCGCGGCGGCGGCGGTGCTGGCGCCCTACGTGTTGATCTGGGTGATCATCATCGCCTACCTATGCCACGTGCCGTTCGCGATCCGCAACCAGCGCTGGCTGGCCGCCCACCCCGAGGCCTGGGACGACGAACCCAAGCAGCGCCGCGCCACGCGCCGCGCGATCCGCCGGGCGCAGCCCAACCGCCGGTCGGTCGCGCGGCTGGGTCTTCGGAAGCCGGGCAGGCGCGTGCCGTGA